Proteins encoded in a region of the Pseudomonas sp. PDNC002 genome:
- a CDS encoding MFS transporter: MSRTGFWILLSGALILALSLGTRHGFGLFLAPMSAEFGWGRETFAFAIALQNLIWGIAQPFTGAIADRFGAMRTVLVGGILYAIGLVLMGFSDSAFSLSMSAGLLIGIGLSGTSFSVILGAVGRAVPLEQRSMAMGISAAAGSFGQFAMLPGTLGLISWLGWSAALLALGLMVALIVPLAALMKDKPLPMQGHEQTLGEALREAAGHSGFWLLSLGFFVCGFQVVFIGVHLPAYLVDRHLPATVGTTVLALVGLFNVFGTYIAGWLGGRMSKPKLLTGLYLLRGVVIVAFLWAPLTVWTAYAFGIAMGLLWLSTVPLTNGTVATLFGVRNLSMLGGITFLFHQIGAFLGGWLGGYVYDHTGNYDMVWQISILLSLLAGLLNWPVRERPVERPALGAV, from the coding sequence CTGTCGCGTACGGGGTTCTGGATACTGCTATCCGGCGCCCTGATCCTCGCCCTGTCCCTGGGCACCCGCCACGGCTTCGGCCTGTTCCTGGCGCCGATGAGCGCCGAATTCGGCTGGGGGCGCGAGACCTTCGCCTTCGCCATCGCCCTGCAGAACCTGATCTGGGGCATCGCCCAGCCGTTCACCGGGGCTATTGCCGACCGCTTCGGCGCGATGCGTACGGTGCTGGTGGGCGGCATCCTCTACGCGATCGGCCTGGTGCTGATGGGTTTTTCCGACTCGGCGTTCAGCCTGTCCATGAGCGCCGGTCTGCTGATCGGCATCGGCCTGTCTGGCACGTCGTTCTCGGTGATTCTCGGTGCGGTCGGCCGTGCGGTGCCGCTGGAGCAGCGCAGCATGGCGATGGGCATCTCGGCGGCGGCTGGCTCGTTCGGCCAGTTCGCCATGCTGCCCGGCACGCTCGGGCTGATCAGCTGGCTCGGCTGGTCCGCCGCGCTGCTCGCCCTTGGCCTGATGGTGGCGCTGATCGTGCCGCTGGCCGCGCTGATGAAGGACAAGCCGCTGCCGATGCAGGGACATGAACAGACGCTGGGCGAGGCGCTGCGCGAGGCTGCCGGGCATTCCGGCTTCTGGCTGCTGTCCCTGGGCTTCTTCGTCTGCGGCTTCCAGGTGGTGTTCATCGGCGTGCACCTGCCGGCCTATCTGGTGGACCGCCACCTGCCCGCAACCGTCGGCACCACCGTGTTGGCGCTGGTGGGGCTGTTCAACGTGTTCGGCACCTATATCGCCGGCTGGCTCGGCGGGCGAATGAGCAAGCCCAAGCTGCTCACCGGCCTGTACCTGCTGCGCGGCGTGGTGATCGTCGCCTTCCTCTGGGCGCCGCTGACGGTGTGGACGGCTTATGCATTCGGCATCGCCATGGGCCTGCTGTGGCTGTCCACGGTGCCGCTCACCAACGGCACGGTGGCCACGCTGTTCGGCGTGCGCAACCTGTCGATGCTTGGAGGCATCACCTTCCTGTTCCACCAGATCGGCGCCTTCCTCGGCGGCTGGCTGGGTGGCTACGTGTATGACCACACCGGCAACTACGACATGGTCTGGCAGATTTCCATCCTCCTCAGTCTGCTGGCCGGCCTGCTCAACTGGCCGGTCCGCGAGCGCCCGGTCGAACGCCCAGCGCTGGGGGCGGTGTGA
- the arsC gene encoding arsenate reductase (glutaredoxin) (This arsenate reductase requires both glutathione and glutaredoxin to convert arsenate to arsenite, after which the efflux transporter formed by ArsA and ArsB can extrude the arsenite from the cell, providing resistance.): MSQISIFHNPRCSKSRSALELLEERGIQPQIVRYLETPPSAAELKALLGKLGIGARQLLRTGEDEYKTLDLANPALGDEQLIEAMVKHPKLIERPIVIVGDKAVVGRPPEKVLEILP, encoded by the coding sequence ATGAGCCAGATTTCAATTTTCCACAATCCGCGCTGCTCGAAATCCCGCAGCGCCCTCGAACTACTCGAAGAGCGGGGAATCCAGCCGCAGATCGTGCGTTACCTGGAAACCCCGCCCAGCGCTGCCGAACTCAAGGCACTGCTCGGTAAGCTCGGTATCGGCGCGCGCCAGTTGCTGCGCACCGGCGAGGACGAATACAAGACCCTCGACCTGGCCAATCCCGCGCTGGGCGACGAGCAATTGATCGAGGCGATGGTCAAGCATCCCAAGCTGATCGAGCGTCCCATCGTCATCGTGGGTGACAAGGCGGTGGTCGGTCGGCCGCCGGAGAAGGTACTGGAGATCCTGCCTTGA
- the hda gene encoding DnaA regulatory inactivator Hda, with protein sequence MTPMQLPLSVRLRDDATFANYYPGANAAALGYVERLCEPEAGWTESLIYLWGAEGVGRSHLLQAACIRSEQLGEPSVYLPMADLVPYGPEIFDNLEQRELVCLDDLDALAGKREWEEGLFHLFNRLRDSGRKLLLSASVSPRELPVKLPDLKSRLTLSLIFQLHPLTDDEKLRALQLRASRRGLHLTDEVGRFILTRGARSMQFLFDLLDELDKASLQAQRKLTIPFLKETMGW encoded by the coding sequence ATGACTCCTATGCAGCTTCCCCTAAGCGTACGACTGCGTGATGACGCAACGTTCGCCAACTACTACCCCGGTGCCAATGCCGCGGCGCTGGGCTATGTCGAGCGTCTGTGCGAGCCCGAAGCGGGTTGGACGGAGAGCCTGATCTATCTCTGGGGCGCCGAAGGCGTGGGCCGCAGCCACCTGCTGCAGGCGGCTTGCATCCGCTCCGAACAGCTCGGCGAACCTTCCGTCTACCTGCCGATGGCCGACCTTGTGCCCTACGGCCCGGAAATCTTCGACAACCTCGAACAGCGCGAGCTGGTCTGTCTGGACGACCTCGACGCCCTGGCCGGCAAGCGCGAGTGGGAAGAAGGGCTGTTCCACCTGTTCAACCGCCTGCGCGATTCCGGTCGCAAGCTGCTGCTCTCTGCCTCGGTATCGCCGCGCGAACTGCCGGTGAAGTTGCCGGACTTGAAATCCCGCCTGACGCTCTCGCTGATCTTCCAGCTGCACCCGCTGACCGACGACGAGAAGCTCCGCGCCCTGCAACTACGCGCCTCACGCCGTGGCCTGCACCTGACCGACGAAGTGGGGCGCTTCATCCTCACCCGCGGCGCGCGCAGCATGCAGTTCCTCTTCGACCTGCTGGACGAGCTGGACAAGGCCTCGCTGCAGGCGCAGCGCAAGCTGACCATTCCCTTCCTCAAGGAAACCATGGGCTGGTAA
- a CDS encoding MarR family winged helix-turn-helix transcriptional regulator, whose protein sequence is MLTTQCLCTKLRRSARAVTRVYDDALKGVGLTTAQFSLLRHLSRLEQPSISDLAEAMGLDRSTLGRNLKPLESEGLVCLEEGEDQRNRIVVLTPAGLERIVRGRDAWDTAQQDVASHLGDEKRRQLEALLDELAALES, encoded by the coding sequence ATGCTGACCACCCAATGTCTCTGTACCAAACTGCGCCGCTCGGCCCGTGCCGTGACCCGGGTCTACGACGATGCCTTGAAAGGCGTCGGGCTGACGACTGCGCAATTCTCCCTGCTGCGGCATCTGTCGCGGCTGGAGCAGCCGAGCATTTCCGACCTGGCCGAGGCCATGGGGCTGGACCGCAGCACTCTCGGGCGCAACCTCAAGCCGCTGGAGAGCGAAGGCTTGGTGTGCCTTGAGGAAGGTGAGGATCAGCGCAACCGAATAGTCGTGCTGACCCCGGCGGGCCTCGAGCGCATCGTGCGTGGCCGGGACGCCTGGGACACGGCGCAGCAGGATGTGGCTTCCCACCTGGGCGATGAAAAGCGTCGCCAACTGGAAGCCCTGCTGGATGAACTGGCCGCGCTGGAGAGCTAG
- a CDS encoding DUF2167 domain-containing protein, with protein MDGKALFLVALLAQAVAAPAFAAPATSNQSEAPAAAAAPAAESDEEMSPETFVASLHFQKGKVVVGDNLATFDLPDNFVFLGSADAERVLEAWGNPPSSEPPLGMLMPAGVSPFDAASWAVTVQYEESGYVSDEDAAKIDYAEMLKEMQADLKEANPQREQQGFEAIQLIGWAAPPRYDAAEKKLYWAKELQFGDAKDHTLNYNIRVLGRKGVLVLNFVAGMEQLPEIEKNVGKVLAMTEFNPGNRYVDFNPSMDKVAAYGLGALIAGKVAAKAGLFATLLILLKKLWIVPALAIGWIARRFKRKPSNEG; from the coding sequence ATGGATGGCAAAGCCCTCTTCCTCGTTGCCTTGCTCGCCCAGGCCGTCGCCGCCCCGGCGTTTGCTGCACCTGCTACCTCCAACCAGAGCGAAGCCCCTGCGGCTGCCGCTGCTCCCGCCGCCGAGTCGGACGAGGAGATGTCGCCCGAGACCTTCGTCGCCAGCCTGCACTTCCAGAAGGGCAAGGTGGTAGTCGGCGATAACCTCGCGACTTTCGACCTGCCGGACAATTTCGTCTTCCTCGGCAGCGCCGATGCCGAGCGTGTGCTCGAAGCCTGGGGCAATCCACCCAGCTCCGAGCCGCCGTTGGGCATGCTGATGCCGGCCGGTGTCTCGCCCTTCGACGCCGCCTCCTGGGCGGTGACTGTGCAGTATGAGGAGAGCGGCTACGTTTCCGACGAGGACGCGGCGAAGATCGACTACGCCGAGATGCTCAAGGAAATGCAGGCTGATCTGAAGGAAGCCAACCCGCAGCGCGAGCAGCAAGGCTTCGAGGCCATCCAGCTGATCGGCTGGGCGGCGCCGCCGCGCTACGATGCCGCCGAGAAGAAACTCTACTGGGCCAAGGAGCTGCAGTTCGGCGACGCCAAGGACCATACGCTGAACTACAACATCCGCGTGCTGGGCCGCAAAGGTGTGCTGGTGCTGAACTTCGTTGCCGGGATGGAGCAGTTGCCGGAGATCGAGAAGAACGTCGGCAAGGTGCTGGCCATGACCGAGTTCAACCCGGGCAACCGCTACGTCGACTTCAACCCCAGCATGGACAAGGTCGCCGCCTACGGCCTGGGCGCGCTGATTGCCGGCAAGGTGGCCGCCAAGGCGGGCCTGTTCGCCACGTTGCTGATCCTGCTGAAGAAGCTGTGGATCGTGCCGGCGCTGGCCATCGGCTGGATCGCTCGCCGCTTCAAGCGCAAGCCGTCGAACGAGGGCTGA
- the wrbA gene encoding NAD(P)H:quinone oxidoreductase encodes MSAPYILVLYYSRHGATAEMARQIARGVEQGGLEARLRTVPAVSTECEAVAPDIPAEGALYATLDDLKDCAGLVLGSPTRFGNMAAPLKYFLDGTSSLWLTGGLVGKPAAVFTSTASLHGGQETTQLSMLLPLLHHGMIVTGIPYSEPALLETRGGGTPYGASHFAGADGKRSLDEHEITLCRALGKRLADVARKLES; translated from the coding sequence TTGAGCGCGCCCTACATCCTGGTGCTCTACTACAGCCGCCACGGCGCCACCGCCGAGATGGCCCGGCAGATCGCCCGCGGCGTCGAGCAGGGCGGCCTGGAAGCGCGCCTGCGCACCGTGCCGGCGGTCTCCACCGAGTGCGAAGCCGTCGCCCCGGACATCCCGGCCGAAGGCGCGCTCTACGCCACCCTGGACGACCTGAAGGACTGCGCCGGCCTCGTCCTGGGCAGCCCGACGCGCTTCGGCAACATGGCCGCCCCCCTCAAGTATTTCCTCGACGGCACCAGCAGCCTGTGGCTGACCGGCGGTCTGGTGGGCAAGCCCGCCGCCGTCTTCACCTCCACCGCCAGCTTGCATGGCGGCCAGGAGACCACCCAGCTGTCCATGCTGCTGCCACTGCTGCACCACGGCATGATCGTCACCGGCATCCCCTACAGCGAACCCGCGCTGCTCGAGACTCGCGGCGGCGGCACGCCCTATGGCGCCAGCCACTTCGCCGGTGCGGATGGCAAGCGCAGCCTGGACGAGCACGAAATCACCCTGTGCCGCGCGCTCGGAAAGCGCCTGGCCGACGTCGCCCGCAAACTGGAGAGTTGA
- the purM gene encoding phosphoribosylformylglycinamidine cyclo-ligase, with product MSNKQPSLSYKDAGVDIDAGEALVERIKGVAKRTARPEVMGGLGGFGALCEIPAGYKQPVLVSGTDGVGTKLRLALNLNKHDSIGQDLVAMCVNDLVVCGAEPLFFLDYYATGKLNVDVAATVVTGIGAGCELAGCSLVGGETAEMPGMYEGEDYDLAGFCVGVVEKSEIIDGSKVVAGDALIALPSSGPHSNGYSLIRKIIEVSGADIESTQLNGKPLADLLMAPTRIYVKPLLQLIKNTGAVKAMAHITGGGLLDNIPRVLPDNAQAVVDVASWQRPAVFDWLQEKGNVDETEMHRVLNCGVGMVICVAQDQVEASLKSLRDAGEQPWVIGRIDACAADAERVVLNNLKGH from the coding sequence ATGAGCAACAAGCAACCCTCGTTGAGCTACAAGGACGCCGGTGTGGACATCGACGCCGGCGAAGCCCTGGTCGAACGCATCAAAGGCGTCGCCAAGCGCACCGCGCGTCCTGAAGTGATGGGCGGCCTGGGTGGCTTTGGCGCTCTGTGCGAAATCCCGGCCGGCTACAAGCAACCCGTGCTGGTTTCCGGCACCGACGGCGTCGGCACCAAGCTGCGCCTGGCGCTGAACCTGAACAAGCACGACAGCATCGGCCAGGACCTGGTCGCCATGTGCGTGAACGATCTGGTCGTGTGCGGCGCAGAGCCGCTGTTCTTCCTCGACTACTACGCCACCGGCAAGCTGAACGTCGACGTAGCCGCCACCGTGGTCACCGGTATCGGCGCCGGTTGCGAGCTGGCCGGCTGCTCCCTGGTCGGTGGTGAGACCGCCGAGATGCCGGGCATGTACGAAGGCGAAGACTACGACCTGGCAGGCTTCTGCGTTGGCGTGGTGGAAAAATCGGAAATCATCGACGGCTCGAAAGTGGTTGCCGGCGACGCCCTGATCGCCCTGCCCTCCTCCGGCCCGCACTCCAATGGCTACTCGCTGATCCGCAAGATCATCGAAGTCTCCGGCGCCGACATCGAATCCACCCAGCTCAACGGCAAGCCCCTGGCCGACCTGCTGATGGCACCGACCCGCATCTACGTGAAGCCGCTGCTGCAGCTGATCAAGAACACCGGCGCGGTCAAGGCCATGGCCCACATCACCGGCGGCGGCCTGCTGGACAACATCCCGCGCGTACTGCCGGACAATGCCCAGGCGGTGGTCGACGTGGCCAGCTGGCAGCGCCCGGCGGTCTTCGACTGGCTGCAGGAGAAAGGCAACGTCGACGAGACCGAGATGCACCGCGTACTGAACTGCGGCGTCGGCATGGTCATCTGCGTCGCCCAGGATCAGGTCGAGGCTTCCCTGAAGTCCCTGCGTGACGCCGGCGAGCAGCCGTGGGTCATCGGCCGCATCGACGCTTGCGCCGCCGATGCCGAGCGCGTGGTCCTGAACAACCTGAAAGGCCACTGA
- a CDS encoding DUF2066 domain-containing protein, whose amino-acid sequence MRLTARLLILCLSLLSLPSFAETLGNLYQVHEPVASQQPDERNAGLTRALQTLVQRLTGDSRGLQSPALAGYFKDPQQLISQYGFENGPPMALVVDFDPTATDNALRQAGLPVWGASRPSVLAWWLNESANGSSLVGDSQEASAPLNRAAQRRGLPLRLPMADLGEQQVGTAENLNAAQPDALKAASERYGADALLAVDAKEADGKWTATWRVWMGDSREQGQAQGDTPDALADAVMLGVSQRLSQRFVGSSGAASAQVLQIEGADLARYAEVSRLLEPMGAKLVEVQGSNLLYRVTASPEQLRAQLALARLQEAPAEPAQPAVDANGQPVPNPAVPTQNTLRFHW is encoded by the coding sequence ATGCGCCTGACCGCCCGCCTGTTGATCCTCTGCTTGTCGCTGCTCAGCCTGCCGTCCTTCGCTGAAACGCTGGGCAACCTGTACCAGGTGCACGAACCGGTCGCTTCCCAGCAACCGGACGAGCGCAACGCCGGCCTGACCCGTGCGCTGCAGACCCTGGTGCAGCGCCTGACCGGCGACAGCCGTGGCCTGCAAAGCCCGGCGCTGGCCGGCTACTTCAAGGACCCGCAGCAACTGATCAGCCAGTACGGCTTCGAGAACGGTCCGCCCATGGCCCTGGTGGTGGACTTCGATCCCACCGCCACCGACAACGCCCTGCGCCAGGCCGGCCTCCCGGTGTGGGGGGCCAGCCGCCCGAGCGTGCTGGCCTGGTGGCTGAATGAAAGCGCCAATGGCAGCAGTCTCGTGGGTGACAGCCAGGAGGCCTCGGCACCGCTGAACCGCGCCGCCCAGCGCCGTGGCCTGCCGCTGCGCCTGCCGATGGCCGACCTCGGCGAACAGCAGGTCGGCACCGCCGAGAATCTCAATGCCGCCCAGCCTGACGCGCTGAAAGCCGCCTCCGAGCGCTACGGCGCCGATGCGCTGCTGGCGGTGGACGCCAAGGAAGCCGACGGCAAATGGACCGCCACCTGGCGTGTCTGGATGGGCGATAGCCGCGAACAGGGCCAGGCCCAGGGCGATACGCCGGACGCGCTGGCCGATGCAGTGATGCTGGGCGTTTCCCAGCGCCTGTCGCAGCGTTTCGTCGGTTCCTCCGGAGCGGCGTCGGCCCAAGTCCTGCAGATCGAAGGCGCCGACCTGGCCCGCTACGCCGAAGTATCGCGCCTGCTCGAACCCATGGGTGCCAAATTGGTTGAAGTGCAAGGTAGCAACCTGCTCTACCGTGTGACCGCCAGCCCCGAGCAGCTGCGTGCACAATTGGCGCTGGCGCGTCTCCAGGAGGCCCCGGCCGAGCCCGCGCAGCCGGCGGTCGACGCCAATGGCCAACCGGTGCCCAATCCTGCCGTGCCGACCCAGAATACCCTGCGTTTCCACTGGTAA
- a CDS encoding DUF2069 domain-containing protein: protein MARKNKPLPPMEWLKPRLSASRAVALGSFIGLILLIVIWDLLFADAHGAAHWVPWAVLAFKLLPLLVVAPGILLGSARGHAWACYVINLYFILGVLNAFDPNHAIFGWAEIILSVSLFCSALMYTRWRFQYDRKLAGEGQEPQQEATNA from the coding sequence ATGGCCCGCAAGAACAAACCGCTGCCGCCCATGGAATGGCTGAAACCCCGGCTGTCCGCGAGCCGCGCGGTCGCCCTCGGCAGCTTCATCGGGCTGATCCTGCTCATCGTCATCTGGGACCTGCTGTTCGCTGACGCTCACGGTGCCGCGCATTGGGTGCCCTGGGCAGTCCTGGCGTTCAAGCTGCTGCCGCTGCTGGTGGTAGCGCCTGGTATCCTGCTCGGCAGCGCCCGCGGCCATGCCTGGGCGTGCTACGTGATCAACCTGTACTTCATCCTCGGCGTGCTCAACGCCTTCGATCCCAACCACGCCATCTTCGGCTGGGCGGAGATCATCCTCAGCGTGTCGCTGTTCTGCTCGGCACTGATGTACACGCGCTGGCGCTTCCAGTACGACCGCAAGCTGGCCGGCGAAGGCCAGGAACCGCAGCAAGAAGCGACGAACGCCTGA
- a CDS encoding YihY family inner membrane protein, producing the protein MHERLQGLVEFGRYLVQRFLADKAPNSAAALTYTTLFAVVPMMTVTFAMLSAVPAFEGMGERIQLFVFRNFVPSTGEAVEAYLRNFTTQARHLTWLGVAFLAVTAFTMLVTIEKAFNAIWRVRQPRRGVARFLLYWAILSLGPLLLGTGFAVSTYITSLSLLSGPHALPGAAMLLKFMPLLFSVAAFTLIYAAVPNARVPVLHALAGGVFTAILFEAAKSLFGLYVSFFPGYKLIYGAFATVPLFLLWIWLSWLIVLFGAELVCNLSSTRLWRHRAMPRLLVVLGVLRVFFDRQRHGLPTRLSHLHRAGWLLPEDEWEEVLDFLESEQLVCRAGAANAAWVLCRDLGSYSLHHLLNRCPWPLPCLESLPATLDEPWYAELRATLERYQSDREALFGDSLAKWLKPSHSE; encoded by the coding sequence ATGCACGAACGCTTGCAGGGCCTGGTCGAATTCGGCCGCTATCTGGTCCAGCGCTTCCTGGCCGACAAGGCGCCCAACAGCGCGGCGGCCCTGACCTACACCACGCTGTTCGCGGTCGTCCCGATGATGACCGTGACCTTCGCCATGCTCTCGGCCGTGCCGGCCTTCGAGGGGATGGGGGAGCGCATCCAGCTGTTCGTGTTCCGCAATTTCGTGCCATCCACCGGCGAGGCGGTGGAGGCCTACCTGCGCAACTTCACGACCCAGGCACGTCACCTGACCTGGCTGGGGGTGGCTTTTCTGGCCGTCACCGCGTTCACCATGCTGGTGACCATCGAGAAGGCGTTCAATGCGATCTGGCGGGTCCGCCAGCCGCGGCGGGGTGTTGCGCGCTTCCTGCTGTACTGGGCGATCCTCAGTCTCGGGCCGCTGCTGCTGGGGACGGGGTTCGCCGTGTCGACCTACATCACGTCGCTGTCACTGCTGTCCGGCCCGCACGCGCTCCCGGGCGCGGCGATGTTGCTGAAGTTCATGCCGCTGCTTTTCAGCGTGGCGGCTTTCACCCTGATCTATGCGGCAGTGCCCAATGCCCGCGTGCCGGTCCTGCACGCACTGGCAGGCGGGGTGTTCACGGCAATCCTGTTCGAGGCGGCGAAATCGCTGTTCGGGCTCTATGTCAGCTTCTTCCCCGGCTACAAGCTTATCTACGGCGCCTTCGCCACGGTGCCGCTGTTCCTCCTGTGGATCTGGCTGTCCTGGCTGATCGTGCTGTTTGGCGCGGAGCTGGTGTGCAACCTGTCGTCGACGCGGCTGTGGCGGCACCGCGCGATGCCTCGCCTGCTGGTGGTCCTGGGCGTTCTGCGGGTGTTCTTCGATCGGCAGCGACACGGTTTGCCGACCAGGCTGTCGCATCTGCATCGCGCGGGCTGGCTGCTGCCGGAAGATGAGTGGGAAGAGGTGCTGGATTTCCTCGAAAGCGAGCAACTGGTTTGCCGTGCGGGTGCGGCCAACGCTGCCTGGGTGCTGTGTCGTGATCTTGGCAGCTACAGCCTTCACCACCTGCTCAATCGTTGCCCGTGGCCGCTGCCCTGCCTGGAGTCGCTGCCGGCGACACTCGACGAGCCCTGGTATGCGGAACTGCGGGCCACACTGGAGCGCTATCAGTCGGATCGGGAGGCGCTGTTCGGCGACAGCCTGGCCAAATGGTTGAAGCCGTCACATTCCGAGTGA
- a CDS encoding glutathione peroxidase: MRLSLLALSLLLPLAAQAADCPALLKTQGELPKLRSKDVLDLCELYAGKPLVVVNTASHCGFTPQFKGLEAVYQKYKGQGLEVLGVPSDDFKQEDADSAETAKICYGNYGVTFNMTSVQHVSGDEAIPLFKDLAQQADQVPRWNFFKYVVDRQGKVVAEFSSLTKPDDPELQAAIEKAIASQP; this comes from the coding sequence ATGCGTCTTTCCCTGCTCGCCCTCTCTCTTCTCTTGCCGCTGGCGGCCCAGGCCGCCGATTGCCCGGCGCTGCTCAAGACCCAGGGCGAACTGCCCAAGCTGCGCTCCAAGGATGTGCTCGACCTGTGCGAGCTTTACGCTGGCAAGCCGCTGGTGGTGGTGAACACCGCCAGCCACTGCGGCTTCACCCCGCAGTTCAAGGGCCTTGAAGCGGTCTACCAGAAGTACAAGGGCCAGGGCCTGGAAGTGCTCGGCGTGCCCTCCGACGACTTCAAGCAGGAAGATGCCGACTCCGCCGAGACTGCGAAGATCTGCTACGGCAACTACGGCGTGACCTTCAACATGACCTCGGTGCAGCACGTCAGCGGCGATGAAGCCATCCCGCTGTTCAAGGACCTCGCGCAACAGGCTGACCAGGTACCGCGCTGGAACTTCTTCAAGTACGTGGTGGACCGTCAGGGCAAGGTGGTGGCGGAGTTCTCCAGCCTGACCAAGCCGGATGATCCCGAGCTGCAAGCGGCAATTGAAAAGGCCATCGCCAGCCAGCCGTGA
- a CDS encoding DUF3108 domain-containing protein, with amino-acid sequence MRRALLLLMAVLTLPAQAFELEPFEASYTADWKQMPISGTASRSLKQGDGGRWELNFKASMLLASLTENSTFKVENDTYLPLTYRWAREGLGKNKQTELDFDWAEKQVLGSDRGDQVRQPLNKGQLDKSTYQLALQHDVAVGKKSMSYQVIEGTDVDTYDFRVLGEEKVRTQAGLITAIKVERVRDPTKSNRKTILWFAKDWDYLLVRLYQQESDGKEYQIMLKEGTVNGKAVQGEKG; translated from the coding sequence ATGCGTAGAGCCCTGCTGTTGCTGATGGCAGTACTGACCTTGCCGGCACAGGCTTTCGAGCTGGAGCCGTTCGAGGCCAGCTACACCGCCGACTGGAAACAGATGCCAATCAGCGGCACCGCCTCCCGCAGCCTGAAGCAAGGCGATGGCGGCCGTTGGGAACTGAATTTCAAGGCGTCCATGCTGCTCGCCAGCCTGACCGAGAACAGTACCTTCAAGGTCGAGAACGACACCTACCTGCCACTGACCTACCGCTGGGCCCGTGAAGGCCTGGGCAAGAACAAGCAGACCGAGCTCGATTTCGATTGGGCCGAGAAGCAGGTACTGGGCAGCGACCGTGGCGACCAGGTGCGCCAGCCGCTGAACAAGGGCCAACTGGACAAGTCCACCTACCAGCTCGCGCTGCAGCACGACGTCGCCGTCGGCAAGAAGAGCATGAGCTATCAAGTGATCGAGGGCACCGACGTCGATACCTACGACTTCCGTGTGCTCGGCGAGGAAAAGGTCCGCACCCAGGCCGGCCTGATCACCGCCATCAAGGTCGAGCGCGTACGCGACCCCACCAAGAGCAACCGCAAGACCATCCTCTGGTTCGCCAAGGATTGGGACTACCTCCTCGTGCGCCTGTACCAGCAGGAGTCCGACGGCAAGGAATACCAGATCATGCTCAAGGAAGGCACCGTGAACGGCAAGGCTGTTCAGGGCGAGAAAGGCTGA
- the purN gene encoding phosphoribosylglycinamide formyltransferase → MSKSCNVVVLISGSGSNLQALIDSLAGGDSPAAIRAVISNRADAYGLERARQAGIETRFLDHKAYTDRESFDAALIQAIDGFDADLVLLAGFMRILSADFVRHYQGRLLNIHPSLLPKYKGLHTHQRALEAGDAEHGCSVHFVTEELDGGPLVVQAAIPVESDDTPETLAQRVHVQEHVIYPLAMRWFAEGRVRLGEQGATLDGEMLPASGYPYRT, encoded by the coding sequence ATGTCCAAATCTTGCAATGTCGTGGTGCTGATTTCCGGCTCCGGCAGCAACCTGCAAGCCCTGATCGACAGTCTCGCCGGCGGTGATTCGCCGGCAGCGATCCGCGCGGTGATTTCCAACCGCGCGGACGCCTACGGCCTGGAGCGCGCACGCCAGGCCGGTATCGAGACCCGTTTCCTCGACCACAAGGCCTACACCGACCGCGAAAGCTTCGATGCCGCGCTGATCCAGGCCATCGATGGCTTCGACGCCGACCTGGTGCTGCTCGCCGGCTTCATGCGCATCCTCAGCGCGGACTTCGTGCGCCACTACCAGGGCCGCCTGTTGAACATCCATCCGTCCCTGCTGCCCAAGTACAAGGGATTGCACACCCACCAGCGCGCGCTGGAAGCAGGCGACGCCGAGCATGGCTGCAGTGTGCACTTCGTCACCGAGGAACTTGACGGTGGTCCTCTGGTCGTACAGGCGGCAATCCCGGTAGAGTCTGACGACACGCCGGAAACGCTGGCCCAACGAGTTCACGTGCAGGAGCATGTGATTTATCCGCTGGCCATGCGCTGGTTCGCCGAGGGCCGGGTACGGCTGGGCGAACAAGGCGCCACGCTGGATGGGGAGATGCTCCCCGCCTCCGGCTATCCGTACCGAACCTAG